Part of the Vagococcus jeotgali genome, TACATCTTCAAAAGAGATAGAGCCATCTTCAATGACTTCTGTATCTTTTGTTTTATAGGTAATAGTTGGTTTAGTATCTAATATTTCTTGAAGACGCTTTAGAGAAACCATCCCACGAGAAGCCATCATCATCATCATGCCACCAATAATAATACTCATCATTATTTGCATTAAATAATTCATGAATGACACAATAGCACTAATGACTTCAATGTTAGTTTCAGCTAAATTAGCAGCAAAGAAAATAGAACCTACAATAGCTAGATTAGATATTAAAATAAAAGTTGGTACCATAATAGAAAATAAATTTCCAACAGAGATCGTGTGTTTCGTTAATTTCTCTGAAATTTTAGTGAATTTAGCAATTTGATTCTTCTCTTGGACAAAAGATTTCACTACTCTGATACCCATTAAGTTCTCTTTAGCTACCCCATTGCTTTTTTCTAAATATTTTTGAATCTTTACAAAGTGTTTTCCCATCATACCAAATACAGACATAACTGTAATAAATACTAGTACAACTAATAAAATAATAATCCACCATAGTTCTGGAATGGTTAACATAGCTAAAATGAAACTTCCAATAAACATAAATGGTATTCTAAGTATCGTCTGAAAACTCATCATCACAACATTTTGAATTTGTGTGATGTCATTTGTCAAACGAACCACTAAATTACTTGTAGAATATGATTCTATATTTTCAAAAGAAAATTCTTGGACTTTTTTAAATCCTTGAGCACGAATACCTGAAGCAACCTCTTGAGAAATTTTAGCAGAAATAATGGTATTTAAAATACCAGCTACTAATCCTACTAAAGCAACTGATATAAGTAGCACACCAATACTTTTTAATTCCCCTTGATCCTCTGTAATAATCGCATTCATAATGCGTTGTAATAATTTTGGTTGCCAAAGTTGAGATGCAACCATGACAATTGTCATCACTAGTGAAATTGATACTAGTTTTTTATGATTCTTTAAATTTCCAATTAAAAGACCCATCATTTTCCCCCATTCCTTTTAGTCAGAATATTATCATACACCATAAAAAAAAGAACTGCTACATTTTTCTTTTTCAATTGTTACATTATGTCACTTTTTTTAGAGAAATAAAGAAGTTGACTGTACAGTCAACTTCTTACTTGAACCTATGTGATTAATCTTCCTTATCAGAGTACCAATCATAATGGAACACACCTTCACGGTCTTTTCTTTGATATGTATGTGCACCAAAGTAATCGCGTTGTGCTTGAATGATATTTGCTGGTAAATCTTTTGTACGATAAGAATCGAAATAAGCAATGGCAGAAGAAAATGTTGGCGCTGGAACACCTGATTGAACAGCTAAACACACCACATCACGAACTGATTGTTGGTACTTAGCTGTAATATCTAAGAAATACTCATCTAATAATAGATTTTTTATTTCTGGATTACGTTCATAAGCATCTGTTATTTCTTGTAAAAACTGGGCACGAATAATGCAGCCTGCTCTAAAAATCTTGGCAATCTCACCGTAATTCAAATCCCAATCATACTCTTCACTTGCCATACGCATTTGAGCAAATCCTTGGGCATAACTCATAATTTTACTAAAATATAGAGCCTCACGAATTTTTTCAATATAGACTTTTTTATCACCAGTAAATGGTTTTAATGTTGGTTGTGGAATAATTTGACTTGCTTCAACACGCTCTTCTTTTAGAGCTGAAATGTATCTTGCAAATACTGATTCTGTAATAAGAGGTAATGGCGTGCCTAGATCAAGTGCATTTTGACTTGTCCATTTACCAGTTCCTTTGTTTCCAGCAGCATCCATCACCACATCAACAATTGGCTTGCCTGTTCCTAGATCATCTTTACGTGTTAATATGTCCGAGGTGATCTCCATTAGATAACTGTCTAATTCCCCTTCATTCCACTCACTAAAAATACTAGCTACATCTTCCACTGAAAGACCTAAAACACGTGTTAAAATATCATATGATTCAGCAATCAATTGCATATCACCATATTCGATGCCATTGTGAACCATTTTCACATAATGTCCAGCACCATTTGGCCCAATATAAGTAACACAAGCCTCACCATCATTTGCTTTAGCTGCAATTTCAGTGAAGATTGGTGCCACTAAATCATAGGCTTCCTTTTGACCACCTGGCATCATTGAAGGGCCTTTTAATGCTCCTTCTTCCCCGCCAGATACACCCGTTCCAATAAAATTAATACCAGAATCTGCTAATGCTTCATTACGGCGAATCGTGTCTTTATAGTTCGTATTACCACCATCGATTAAGATATCTCCTTCATCTAAATGAGGTAATAATGCTTCAATTGTTAAATCTGTTGCTTTTCCAGCTTGAACCATTAGCATAATACGACGTGGTTTTTCTAGAGAATTAACAAAATCTTCAATACTATATGTTGCGACTAATTTTTTATCAGGGTTCTCAGCAATAACTTCTCTTGTTTTTGAAGCAGTACGGTTAAAAATTGAAACACTATACCCACGACTTTCAATATTTAAAGCTAAATTTCTCCCCATAACTGCCATACCGACAACACCAATTTGTTGTTTTGACATGTGTTTTCCTCCCAAGGTCTTTAATTTTCTTTTTCATGAAAAGAATCATTGAGCTTATTATAGCCTATTTTAAGCAAAATAGAAATATAGTAGCTTTTACTTTAATTATCTTATTTTGATAGCAAAACATCTAAGAAGACAGAAAAAACCTTGTATTTTTAGTACAAAGGCTCCTTTTTTAATTAACATATTATTTAATTGATAACTTTAAATGTTCTAAGTTTTGATACATCACAGAAATATAATTCTCTCCATTTGCAATATCTTGCTTACTTAAACTCTCTAATGGATTTAACACTGATAATTCAACACCAGTAGCACTCACAATGGTTTCAGCTACTTTTGAAGAGGCACTACTCTCTGTGTAAATAACATTTATATTTTCTTCTTTAACTAAGTCTTCAATTTTTTTTAATTCTTTTGGAGTTGGTTCAATTTCAGGTGAAAGACCTGAGATTGGAATTTGAGTTAGACCGTAACGTTTAGCTAGATAAGAAAATGCCATATGTTGTGTGACAAATTTCTTTTCTTTGGCATTTTTTGTAGCATCACCAAAAGCTTCATTTAATTTATCTAATTGTTCTTGAAAGACTTGTGTTTGTTTTTCATAAACATCACGGTTACTCTCATCAGCTTTGATTAAACCTTCTTTAATATTATCCACTTCTTTTTTAGCTAAAACAGGATCTAACCAAACATGTGGATCCACAGCATGAGAATGATCATGACCTTCTTCGCCCTCATGATTATGGTCATCATCGACTTCGTGATCATGATCCTCTTCACGTTCTCCACTCATTAACTCTATTCCTTTACTTGCTTCAATCACAGTGACTTTACTTGTATCAATTGAAGATAAGACATCTTTAACCCAAGTTTCCATATCATTTGAATTGTAAATAAAGACATCGGCATCTTGAATTTTTGCCATGTCTTTTGCTGTTGGTTCATAATCATGAGGCTCAACACCTGATGCTGTTAAAACTGAAATATCTGCCTTATCTGCTGTGATTTCTTTGGCAAAATCATACATTGGATAAAAACTTGTCACAACTTTTAATTTGTCACCAGAACCTTCTTCAGAATTTGACGTACCACAACCAACTAATAATGTAACTAAACTAATACCTAATAATATTTTTATAAATGATTTCATATTCTTTCTCCTTTTAAATCGTAATGATTACTATTTACTTGTTGTATAATACCTGTTTTAAAAAAAATTATCAATAGAAAACATAAAAAAAAGCAAAACATTTTGTTTTGCTTTAAAAAACTACCTTTATAAAAATTATTTACGTTTTTTCTTACCACCTGAAGAAAAAGCATCTTTCATTTTATCAAAGAAACCCTCTTCTTGTTCAATAGCAGCTTTATCACCACTAAGTTCAGCAAATTCACGTAATAATTTTTTCTGCTCATCTTTAAGACTAGTAGGTGTTTCAATATTAACAGTTACTTGTTGGTCCCCATTACCAGAGCCACGTAATTTAGGGGCTCCTTTACCTTTTAATCTAAAGACAGTACCTGTTTGTGTTCCTGCTGGAATTTTTAATTTCACACGTCCATGAACTGTAGGCACTTCAATTTCATCACCCAAAGTTGCTTGAACGAAAGTAATTGTTTGATCATAAAAAATCTCTGATCCTTCACGTTCAAATATTGGACTATCTTCAACACGGAAGACAACGTATAAATCACCATAAGGACCATCATTATAACCTGCTTCACCTTGACCTGCTAAACGCATTTGTTGGCCATCTTCAACTCCTGCAGGTACAGTGACCTTAACTGAGTGAGATTGAACAATACGTCCTGCTCCGTGACAAGTACTACATTTTTCTTTAATAATCTTACCTGTTCCATGACACTCATCACATGGCTGTTGACTCATCATACGCCCAAGTGGTGTTTGACGTTCAACATTAATGACACCTGTTCCATGACATTTTGGACAAGTTACTGGATGTGTACCAGGTTTTGCACCACTACCATGGCAAGTTGCGCAAATGTCTTCACGGTTATAACGAATATTTTTTTCCAAACCAAAAATAGCTTCATTAAATGTTAAATCTAATGTATATTGTAAATCGGCTCCTTGTCTTGGGGCATTGGGGTTACTTGATCTGCCACCGCCACCAAAAAATGATTCAAAAATATCTTCAAATCCACCAAAACTACCACTGAAATCTTGGAAGCCACCACCAAAACCACCTGCTCCAAAGTTTGGATCAGTGCTAGCGTGACCATATTGATCATAAGCAGCACGTTTTTGTGCATCACTTAATGTTTCAAAGGCTTCTGATACTTCCTTAAATTTATCTTCAGCATCATCCCCTTTGTTAATATCTGGATGATATTTTTTGGATAGTTTTCGATAGGCTTTTTTTATCTCATCATCTGTTGCCGTTTTAGATACTCCTAAAACTTCATAATAATCTCTTTTGGCCATTAACTAACCCTCCATCTTCTGTTTAAAACAACTAAATCGATTAAATCATACCATAATTTCTATGTTTTTAGAACTCAAAATTCAGATTTTCAAACGAAAAAGCCAAAAGCGCAATGCTTCGGCTTTTTCATCATTAATCATTATTTTTCATCATCATTAATTTCTTCAAAATCAGCATCAACAACATCATCAGCACCACTTTGAGCAGCTTCTGGGTTTTCTTCAGCTTGTTGTTGAGCAGCTTGTTCATATAATTTAACAGTTAACGCTTGAACAATTTCATTTAATTCATCACGTTTAACTTTCATTTCTTCAATATTATTAGCTTCAACTGCAGCTTTAAGCTCATCACGTTTTGCTTCAGCTTTGCTTACTTCATCAGCATCCACTTTACCTTCTAATTCACCTAAAGTTTTATCAACTGAGAATAATAGAGCATCAATATCGTTACGTAAGTCAACTTCTTCTTTACGCTCTTTATCTGATTCAGCATTAGCTTCAGCATCTTTAACCATTTTTTCAATTTCTTCATCAGTTAAACCTGAAGATGATTTAATAGTAATTGTTTGTTCTTTTTGAGTTCCTAAGTCTTTAGCACTTACGTTTACAATACCATTTTTGTCAATATCAAATGTTACTTCAATTTGTGGTACACCACGTGGTGCTGCAGGAATATCAGTTAATTGGAAACGACCTAATGTTTTGTTATCAACAGCCATTGGACGCTCACCTTGTAACACGTGAATGTCTACTGCTGGTTGGTTATCAGCTGCTGTAGAGAATACTTGTGATTTACTTGTTGGAATTGTTGTGTTACGGTCAATTAATTTAGTAAACACACCACCCATAGTTTCAATACCTAATGATAAAGGTGTTACATCAAGTAAAACAACATCTTTCACATCACCTGTAATTACTCCACCTTGAATAGCAGCACCCATTGCTACTACTTCATCAGGGTTAACTGATTTGTTTGGCTCTTTGTTAGTTTCTTTACGTACAGCTTCAACTACTGCAGGAATACGAGTTGATCCACCAACTAAGATAACTTCATCAATATCAACTGTTGAAATACCAGCATCTTTGATTGCTTGACGAACAGGTACTTTTGTTCTTTCAACTAAATCAGAAGTTAATTCATCAAATTTAGCACGAGTTAGAGTCATCTCTAAATGTAGAGGTCCAGCTTCACCAGCTGTAATAAATGGTAAGCTAATTTGAGTGCTTGATACACCTGATAAGTCTTTTTTAGCTTTTTCAGCAACATCTTTCAAACGTTGAACGGCCATTTTATCTTGTGATAAATCAATACCATTTTCTTTTTTAAATTCAGCAACTAAGTATTCAATGATTTTTTCGTCAAAATCATCGCCACCTAAGTTGTTATCTCCAGCAGTTGATAATACATCAAACACGCCATCACCTAATTCAAGGATAGATACGTC contains:
- a CDS encoding ABC transporter ATP-binding protein, which encodes MGLLIGNLKNHKKLVSISLVMTIVMVASQLWQPKLLQRIMNAIITEDQGELKSIGVLLISVALVGLVAGILNTIISAKISQEVASGIRAQGFKKVQEFSFENIESYSTSNLVVRLTNDITQIQNVVMMSFQTILRIPFMFIGSFILAMLTIPELWWIIILLVVLVFITVMSVFGMMGKHFVKIQKYLEKSNGVAKENLMGIRVVKSFVQEKNQIAKFTKISEKLTKHTISVGNLFSIMVPTFILISNLAIVGSIFFAANLAETNIEVISAIVSFMNYLMQIMMSIIIGGMMMMMASRGMVSLKRLQEILDTKPTITYKTKDTEVIEDGSISFEDVTFTYAGDDLPTLKNISFSIKNGQSIGVVGATGAGKSTLAQLMVRMYDPTSGEVKVGDADLRDVSKSDLRHSVALVLQRAILFSGTIADNLRHGDKDASDDDLLRASSIAQAYEFIDRQLDGFESRVEERGSNFSGGQKQRLSISRGVIGKPKVLILDDSTSALDAKSEKLVKEALANELKETTTVIIAQKISSVVQTDNILVLDKGKLVAQGTHAQLLKTSDVYREIYDTQKAKEVENIE
- the gndA gene encoding NADP-dependent phosphogluconate dehydrogenase — its product is MSKQQIGVVGMAVMGRNLALNIESRGYSVSIFNRTASKTREVIAENPDKKLVATYSIEDFVNSLEKPRRIMLMVQAGKATDLTIEALLPHLDEGDILIDGGNTNYKDTIRRNEALADSGINFIGTGVSGGEEGALKGPSMMPGGQKEAYDLVAPIFTEIAAKANDGEACVTYIGPNGAGHYVKMVHNGIEYGDMQLIAESYDILTRVLGLSVEDVASIFSEWNEGELDSYLMEITSDILTRKDDLGTGKPIVDVVMDAAGNKGTGKWTSQNALDLGTPLPLITESVFARYISALKEERVEASQIIPQPTLKPFTGDKKVYIEKIREALYFSKIMSYAQGFAQMRMASEEYDWDLNYGEIAKIFRAGCIIRAQFLQEITDAYERNPEIKNLLLDEYFLDITAKYQQSVRDVVCLAVQSGVPAPTFSSAIAYFDSYRTKDLPANIIQAQRDYFGAHTYQRKDREGVFHYDWYSDKED
- a CDS encoding metal ABC transporter substrate-binding protein, which gives rise to MKSFIKILLGISLVTLLVGCGTSNSEEGSGDKLKVVTSFYPMYDFAKEITADKADISVLTASGVEPHDYEPTAKDMAKIQDADVFIYNSNDMETWVKDVLSSIDTSKVTVIEASKGIELMSGEREEDHDHEVDDDHNHEGEEGHDHSHAVDPHVWLDPVLAKKEVDNIKEGLIKADESNRDVYEKQTQVFQEQLDKLNEAFGDATKNAKEKKFVTQHMAFSYLAKRYGLTQIPISGLSPEIEPTPKELKKIEDLVKEENINVIYTESSASSKVAETIVSATGVELSVLNPLESLSKQDIANGENYISVMYQNLEHLKLSIK
- the dnaJ gene encoding molecular chaperone DnaJ, which produces MAKRDYYEVLGVSKTATDDEIKKAYRKLSKKYHPDINKGDDAEDKFKEVSEAFETLSDAQKRAAYDQYGHASTDPNFGAGGFGGGFQDFSGSFGGFEDIFESFFGGGGRSSNPNAPRQGADLQYTLDLTFNEAIFGLEKNIRYNREDICATCHGSGAKPGTHPVTCPKCHGTGVINVERQTPLGRMMSQQPCDECHGTGKIIKEKCSTCHGAGRIVQSHSVKVTVPAGVEDGQQMRLAGQGEAGYNDGPYGDLYVVFRVEDSPIFEREGSEIFYDQTITFVQATLGDEIEVPTVHGRVKLKIPAGTQTGTVFRLKGKGAPKLRGSGNGDQQVTVNIETPTSLKDEQKKLLREFAELSGDKAAIEQEEGFFDKMKDAFSSGGKKKRK
- the dnaK gene encoding molecular chaperone DnaK, with the protein product MSKIIGIDLGTTNSAVAVLEGGEAKIIPNPEGNRTTPSVVSFKNGEIQVGEVAKRQAVTNPDTISSIKRHIGEAGYKVEADGKNYTPQEISAMILQYLKGFAEDYLGEKVEKAVITVPAYFNDAQRQATKDAGKIAGLEVERIVNEPTAAALAYGLDKTDRDEKVLVFDLGGGTFDVSILELGDGVFDVLSTAGDNNLGGDDFDEKIIEYLVAEFKKENGIDLSQDKMAVQRLKDVAEKAKKDLSGVSSTQISLPFITAGEAGPLHLEMTLTRAKFDELTSDLVERTKVPVRQAIKDAGISTVDIDEVILVGGSTRIPAVVEAVRKETNKEPNKSVNPDEVVAMGAAIQGGVITGDVKDVVLLDVTPLSLGIETMGGVFTKLIDRNTTIPTSKSQVFSTAADNQPAVDIHVLQGERPMAVDNKTLGRFQLTDIPAAPRGVPQIEVTFDIDKNGIVNVSAKDLGTQKEQTITIKSSSGLTDEEIEKMVKDAEANAESDKERKEEVDLRNDIDALLFSVDKTLGELEGKVDADEVSKAEAKRDELKAAVEANNIEEMKVKRDELNEIVQALTVKLYEQAAQQQAEENPEAAQSGADDVVDADFEEINDDEK